A genomic segment from Aspergillus puulaauensis MK2 DNA, chromosome 1, nearly complete sequence encodes:
- the tmpL gene encoding putative NRPS-like enzyme (COG:I;~EggNog:ENOG410PF7W;~InterPro:IPR042099,IPR000873,IPR020845;~PFAM:PF00501;~TransMembrane:6 (i596-617o629-651i672-692o712-736i748-766o786-805i)), whose amino-acid sequence MSHQIAGSTPSTMAVVAPDINSNPEPSKDSAMTLFRQFGFGDKTRIPFGTVHEAFIHHATQAPSEVALVDLSPGTPKEVTYGELLRQSQFIATQLRANGVIPGHRVMLLMKRSAEMVAGILGILMAGAQYIPMDGGVVPDHTLQHAVEQSSITVVLCLHPFEERIRFLGTAGVSILVLDDLLQSPAFTDFAVDQASLLCEGNKNSGCYLIYTSGTTGAPKGVYVTHKNVTNILCQAPGNLGMARGKKVGQVLSVSFDMGAWEVLGSMSNGATLVLRGSDWNKALQKIDTLICTPSILNRYSPDQFPNIRCVATAGEPSTQSLADKWALAGVEYYNCCGPTEITIINTMHKHTAGSALTIGKPTPNNNVYILDGNKAPCQIGEIGTIWAGGAGVTRGYIGQPEKTAEKYHYDVFLNDGKSLMYNTGDLARWLPDGNLETFGRDDDQVKLLGFRVELDGVSHCLTSAPGVQQATALMIGGQLTGIVSPKLCSIEKLSEDLKTRLPYYAIPTKWHTVDEFPLTFNGKVDKRELAKQVQEARHSQTELYSALGKQKELYTSTMSTGSDSLSDPKKDPLPLPVPDKRWNKPWRGLRHRIFIVYRTLFSLIFLSNIAVLIAFLTVPTIPRQHITTIAFVNLTIAILVRQDVVINILYTISCSVPKSWPLAIRKRCAKIYHLGGVHSGAAVMAVAWYTGGICYNITVFATRPDDPLRPSVLTIVLSLMALSIFICMITLAYPTIRKKNHDIFERVHRFAGWTALVIIWVQNMSSIRDQRPPGTSLGEQVIRTPSFWMVIVITMSIASSWLFLRKVPVDAEVLSNHAVRLHFDYTVPVNGSFTRLSERPLIEWHSFATVPAPVPKNGRPKGYSLVVSRAGDWTGGRISKPPTHLWVRGVPTCGVMRIATLFNRVVLLGTGSGIGPLLGHIQIPTCPFRLVWSTSNPMQNFGKGILDDVYNADPGAVVHDTKKQGRPDLVKLTWNAVREFGAEAVIVISNEKLTKKVVYGMETRGIPAYGAIWDS is encoded by the exons ATGAGCCATCAGATTGCAGGTTCGACACCTTCAACAATGGCCGTTGTCGCTCCAGATATAAACTCCAACCCGGAGCCCTCAAAGGACAGCGCAATGACTCTCTTCCGCCagttcggcttcggcgacAAGACCAGGATTCCCTTTGGGACTGTCCACGAAGCCTTCATACACCATGCTACACAAGCACCTTCAGAGGTTGCCCTGGTGGATCTCTCCCCGGGCACGCCCAAGGAAGTCACATACGGGGAGCTTCTGCGGCAGTCCCAGTTCATTGCGACCCAGCTGCGGGCGAACGGAGTGATCCCAGGACACCGGGTGATGCTTCTGATGAAGCGCAGCGCTGAGATGGTGGCTGGCATCCTCGGGATCCTCATGGCTGGGGCTCAGTATATCCCGATGGATGGCGGGGTTGTCCCCGACCACACTCTGCAGCACGCGGTCGAGCAGTCCAGCATTACTGTTGTGCTGTGTCTCCACCCGTTCGAGGAGCGGATCCGGTTCTTGGGGACTGCTGGTGTCTCCATCCTGGTGCTGGATGACCTGCTCCAGAGCCCTGCCTTTACCGACTTCGCTGTGGATCAGGCGAGCCTGCTTTGCGAGGGCAACAAAAATTCCGGATGCTACCTCATATACACCTCTG GTACAACCGGAGCACCGAAAGGTGTGTATGTTACGCACAAAAATGTCACCAACATCCTCTGCCAAGCACCGGGCAACCTGGGCATGGCCCGCGGCAAAAAAGTCGGGCAGGTGCTGTCCGTGAGTTTCGATATGG GCGCCTGGGAGGTCCTCGGCAGCATGTCGAATGGAGCCACGCTGGTCCTGCGAGGATCTGACTGGAATAAAGCTTTGCAAAAG ATCGACACGTTGATCTGCACACCGAGTATTCTCAACCGATACAGCCCCGATCAGTTTCCCAATATTCGGTGCGTGGCCACGGCTGGCGAGCCGTCCACTCAAAG TCTGGCGGACAAATGGGCGTTGGCTGGGGTGGAATACTACAACTGCTGTGGGCCCACCGAGATCACCATCATAAACACCATGCATAAGCATACTGCTGGCAGCGCGCTTACCATTGGGAAACCCACGCCGAACAACAACGTCTACATCTTGGACGGGAACAAGGCCCCGTGCCAGATCGGGGAGATTGGCACCATCTGGGCTGGTGGCGCTGGTGTGACAAGGGGTTATATTGGCCAGCCGGAAAAGACTGCGGAAAAATACCACTACGATGTGTTTCTGAATGATGG AAAGTCGTTGATGTACAACACGGGCGACCTCGCGCGATGGCTTCCTGACGGCAACCTGGAGACATTCGGTCGTGACGATGATCAGGTCAAACTTCTT GGGTTCCGCGTGGAACTTGACGGGGTCAGCCATTGCCTGACATCGGCTCCCGGCGTCCAGCAAGCCACAGCCCTAATGATCGGGGGCCAACTGACTGGGATTGTCTCACCAAAACTATGCAGCATCGAGAAACTGAGTGAAGATCTGAAGACGAGACTTCCGTACTATGCGATCCCGACCAAATGGCACACCGTGGACGAGTTCCCCCTGACGTTTAACGGAAAGGTCGACAAGCGCGAGCTGGCTAAGCAGGTCCAGGAAGCCAGGCACTCCCAGACAGAGCTCTACTCTGCGCTCGGCAAACAAAAGGAGCTGTACACAAGCACAATGTCCACTGGCTCCGATTCCTTGTCGGATCCCAAAAAGGACCCGCTGCCGCTTCCTGTACCGGACAAACGGTGGAACAAGCCGTGGCGCGGCCTTAGACATCGCATCTTTATCGTTTACCGGACCTTATTCTCGCTTATATTCCTGTCTAACATCGCTGTTCTGATTGCCTTCTTGACGGTGCCGACAATTCCTCGCCAGCATATCACGACCATCGCGTTCGTCAACCTCACGATCGCGATCCTGGTCCGGCAAGACGtggtcatcaacatcctgtACACTATCTCCTGCTCCGTTCCAAAGTCCTGGCCCCTTGCAATCCGCAAGCGATGCGCAAAGATATACCACCTGGGCGGCGTCCATTCCGGCGCCGCAGTCATGGCAGTGGCCTGGTACACCGGCGGCATCTGCTACAACATCACCGTGTTCGCAACCCGACCAGATGATCCCCTGAGACCATCAGTCCTGACAATCGTTCTCTCCCTGATGGCCTTATCTATCTTCATCTGCATGATCACACTCGCCTATCCCACCATTCGAAAGAAGAACCACGATATCTTCGAACGCGTCCACCGTTTCGCTGGCTGGACCGCACTGGTGATTATCTGGGTCCAGAACATGTCCTCCATCCGCGACCAACGACCACCCGGCACATCACTCGGCGAGCAGGTTATCAGAACGCCCAGCTTCTGGATGGTCATCGTTATTACAATGAGCATTGCCAGTTCGTGGTTATTCCTCCGCAAGGTCCCCGTCGACGCAGAGGTCCTCTCCAACCACGCCGTCCGTCTGCATTTCGACTACACGGTGCCTGTCAATGGAAGCTTTACTCGACTATCGGAACGCCCCCTCATCGAATGGCACTCCTTCGCGACTGTTCCAGCCCCAGTGCCGAAGAATGGCCGGCCCAAGGGATACTCTCTCGTTGTGTCTCGTGCGGGCGACTGGACCGGCGGTCGGATCAGTAAACCGCCTACTCATCTTTGGGTGCGAGGTGTTCCAA CCTGCGGCGTAATGCGCATCGCAACCCTCTTCAACCGCGTCGTCCTGCTCGGCACAGGATCCGGAATCGGGCCTTTACTCGGCCACATCCAGATCCCAACGTGCCCATTCCGGCTGGTCTGGTCGACCTCGAACCCGATGCAGAACTTCGGAAAGGGCATTTTGGACGATGTATACAACGCCGACCCCGGTGCTGTTGTGCACGATACGAAGAAACAGGGACGGCCCGATCTGGTCAAGCTTACCTGGAACGCGGTGCGGGAGTTTGGGGCCGAGGCGGTGATTGTTATCTCGAACGAAAAGCTGACGAAGAAGGTTGTTTATGGGATGGAGACGAGGGGCATTCCGGCCTACGGGGCTATTTGGG